Proteins found in one Nocardia brasiliensis ATCC 700358 genomic segment:
- a CDS encoding PucR family transcriptional regulator encodes MMPSRTRVFDDLHRRTASMLDGFYASIPPYERLPQSLVETDFARGTKLNVDLFFEYLRRGEEPTDEDTRELVELAMDRLRDGTPLPEVLERYRLGAAFIWERLRASASPPERELLLDASLVLLKYVTLVTSRIAGAATQRVHDPRWELMERRRGIADALLTGRDPVEWANDPVIPVADAFLVAVFRLCGTRGGPASALRHRVEAIPGVFLRLDAGGWTALIPLQPGDDGSATLGGLTARLPVQEPTEPPPYWVGVGAARSKDAIPAMYAEARVLAELGRCLTKREILCRRQNLQFEYTVAVSDAARPGLAAVLAPLDAQPMLAETLEVFVDSGFNQLATARQLNVHRNTVTYRLSRVHELTGLDPHRPADAMTLSAARLARRLESAAFAP; translated from the coding sequence ATGATGCCATCGCGGACACGGGTGTTCGACGACCTCCATCGACGCACCGCGTCGATGCTCGACGGGTTCTACGCGTCGATCCCGCCCTACGAGCGGTTGCCCCAGTCGCTGGTCGAGACGGACTTCGCCCGGGGCACCAAGCTCAACGTCGACCTGTTCTTCGAATACCTGCGCCGCGGCGAAGAACCCACCGACGAGGACACCCGGGAACTCGTCGAACTCGCGATGGACCGGTTGCGCGACGGCACCCCACTGCCCGAGGTGCTGGAGCGCTACCGGCTCGGCGCGGCGTTCATCTGGGAACGGTTGCGCGCCTCGGCGAGTCCGCCGGAGCGCGAACTGCTGCTGGACGCGTCGCTGGTGCTGTTGAAGTACGTCACGCTGGTCACCTCGCGGATCGCCGGCGCGGCCACCCAGCGGGTGCACGACCCCCGCTGGGAACTGATGGAACGCCGGCGCGGCATCGCCGACGCGCTGCTCACCGGCCGCGATCCGGTGGAATGGGCCAACGATCCGGTGATCCCGGTGGCCGACGCGTTCCTCGTCGCGGTGTTCCGCCTGTGCGGCACCCGCGGCGGCCCCGCGTCGGCGCTGCGGCACCGGGTCGAGGCGATCCCAGGCGTGTTCCTGCGCCTGGACGCCGGCGGCTGGACCGCGCTGATCCCTCTGCAACCGGGTGACGACGGTTCGGCGACCCTCGGCGGGCTCACCGCACGACTGCCAGTGCAGGAGCCCACCGAGCCGCCGCCGTACTGGGTCGGCGTCGGCGCCGCCCGCAGCAAGGACGCCATCCCCGCGATGTACGCCGAGGCCAGGGTGCTCGCGGAACTGGGCCGGTGCCTGACGAAGCGCGAAATCCTGTGCCGCAGACAGAATCTGCAGTTCGAATACACCGTCGCGGTGAGCGATGCCGCGCGTCCCGGCCTGGCCGCGGTACTGGCGCCGCTGGACGCGCAGCCGATGCTGGCCGAGACGCTGGAGGTGTTCGTCGACAGCGGCTTCAACCAGCTGGCGACGGCCCGTCAGCTCAACGTGCACCGGAATACGGTGACCTACCGGCTTTCCCGGGTGCACGAGCTGACCGGCCTCGACCCGCACCGTCCCGCCGACGCGATGACGCTGTCCGCCGCGCGGCTGGCCCGGCGGCTGGAGTCCGCCGCGTTCGCTCCGTAA
- a CDS encoding CocE/NonD family hydrolase, with protein sequence MRIASRTRVSRRTVTVAAACTAVGLIIQFTPAAHAVPASGPVPNAPADFGLPAGYQPTPERYGVAYELGHIVPLADGTRLQTEVRYPTDPATGQRAAGEFPVVVNFTTYGAVTSALTAAVTSVIDTFHIPLPDQLKDARRIINQGTSAQDMLVRRGYIEVIADVRGTGGSTGAWNPASQQDGVDGAQLVDWAAKLPGSNGKVGMYGYSFPALSALRTAESVSPGSPLKAIVPMAMPNNIFNEVLGHDGMMSPILLTAISVLVPYLSLIGPFMTAVVSPQQFIQSLVDHLQAVVSSDSTIKLLLEAYAGGPLAYDGQWWQDRRFETELRRVVDNDIAMYQVGGLWDLYQEGPWRNYSQLQNIAAGKDQFAPMAPGQATDGRFQLLMGPWYHVGLGFGPGSRLDTDMITVAWFDRWLKDIPNGIDKTDTPLHVIDPNNMAVATARYPFEQAAIERRYFDGNRLVAQPPAAADASDRLDYTGIDTICNRQSLGQYSAGLFDFLFRLFNAYNPCTEWVQEPTAGLRYTMDPVTEPTVLAGPSSVELYASSTSNDAAFQVWLDDVAPDGTAVNITGGSQLASQRTLNDEKTWRATDGTIYAPEHVVRKDAEQLLTPGEVTELAIKIRPTFYRLEPGHALRVRITSGTFPSTMPIPTDLPRLLGSSQQIHRDAVRPSSLIVPLAPASAFTG encoded by the coding sequence TTGAGAATTGCTTCCCGGACGCGGGTCTCCCGCCGCACCGTGACGGTCGCCGCCGCGTGCACCGCCGTCGGACTGATCATCCAGTTCACCCCCGCCGCGCACGCGGTCCCCGCCTCGGGCCCGGTCCCGAACGCACCCGCCGATTTCGGCCTGCCCGCCGGCTACCAGCCGACGCCCGAACGCTACGGCGTCGCTTATGAATTGGGACATATCGTGCCGCTCGCCGACGGCACCCGATTGCAGACCGAGGTGCGCTACCCGACCGACCCCGCGACGGGGCAGCGCGCCGCGGGCGAATTCCCGGTCGTCGTCAACTTCACCACCTACGGCGCGGTGACGAGCGCGCTCACCGCCGCGGTCACCAGCGTGATCGACACCTTCCACATTCCGCTGCCCGATCAGCTGAAGGACGCCCGGCGCATCATCAACCAGGGCACCAGCGCCCAGGACATGCTGGTGCGCCGCGGGTACATCGAGGTCATCGCGGACGTGCGCGGCACCGGCGGGTCGACCGGCGCGTGGAATCCGGCCTCGCAGCAGGACGGTGTGGACGGCGCGCAGCTGGTCGACTGGGCCGCGAAACTGCCGGGCTCCAACGGCAAGGTCGGCATGTACGGGTACTCGTTCCCCGCCCTCTCGGCGCTGCGGACCGCCGAATCCGTTTCGCCCGGTTCGCCGTTGAAGGCGATCGTGCCGATGGCCATGCCCAACAACATCTTCAACGAGGTGCTCGGCCACGACGGCATGATGAGCCCGATCCTGCTGACCGCGATCTCGGTGCTGGTGCCCTATCTCAGCTTGATCGGCCCGTTCATGACCGCCGTGGTGTCGCCGCAGCAGTTCATCCAGTCGCTGGTGGATCATCTGCAAGCCGTGGTCTCTTCCGACAGCACCATCAAACTGCTGCTCGAGGCGTATGCGGGCGGCCCGCTCGCCTATGACGGCCAGTGGTGGCAGGATCGGCGCTTCGAAACCGAGCTGCGCCGGGTGGTGGACAATGACATCGCGATGTACCAGGTCGGCGGCCTCTGGGATCTGTACCAGGAAGGGCCGTGGCGCAACTACTCCCAGCTGCAGAACATCGCCGCGGGCAAGGATCAGTTCGCGCCGATGGCGCCGGGCCAGGCCACCGACGGCCGGTTTCAGCTCTTGATGGGCCCCTGGTATCACGTCGGTCTGGGCTTCGGCCCCGGCTCCCGGCTGGATACCGACATGATCACCGTCGCGTGGTTCGACCGGTGGCTCAAGGACATTCCGAACGGAATAGACAAAACCGACACGCCATTACATGTGATCGACCCGAACAATATGGCGGTGGCCACCGCGCGTTATCCGTTCGAACAGGCCGCGATCGAGCGGCGCTATTTCGACGGCAACCGCCTGGTGGCGCAGCCGCCCGCGGCCGCCGACGCCTCGGATCGGCTGGACTACACCGGCATCGACACGATCTGCAACCGGCAGAGCCTCGGCCAGTACAGCGCCGGCCTGTTCGATTTCCTGTTCCGGCTGTTCAACGCCTACAACCCCTGCACAGAGTGGGTACAGGAGCCGACCGCGGGCCTGCGCTACACGATGGATCCGGTGACCGAACCGACGGTGCTCGCCGGACCGAGCAGCGTCGAGCTGTACGCGTCCTCGACGAGCAACGACGCCGCCTTCCAGGTCTGGCTCGACGACGTCGCCCCCGACGGCACGGCGGTGAACATCACCGGCGGCTCCCAGCTGGCCAGCCAGCGCACCCTGAACGATGAAAAGACTTGGCGCGCAACGGATGGCACCATCTACGCCCCGGAACACGTGGTGCGTAAGGATGCCGAGCAATTGCTCACGCCGGGCGAGGTGACCGAGTTGGCGATCAAGATCCGCCCGACCTTCTATCGCCTGGAACCCGGTCACGCGCTGCGTGTGCGCATCACGAGCGGCACGTTCCCGTCCACCATGCCGATCCCGACCGACCTGCCCCGGCTGCTCGGCTCGTCCCAGCAGATCCACCGGGACGCCGTACGACCGTCCAGCCTCATAGTTCCGCTGGCACCGGCGTCGGCGTTCACCGGCTGA
- a CDS encoding condensation domain-containing protein produces MEFIELADYPLPSGRVIEWLPTATSHWADWPRDTRAVSYNHEHHLRDAVEHSRIRDRRHYWLGHAFRIDGPLDPQAWRTAFDAWIDRHEGLRSHVTIEGGRPARYTLPPGGIRVQPVDAGAPASTMATYRLVNGLLDDGTSPLRWPAYVCVTIANRDGFTVVFAADHSIMDGYSTVSTGGELHALYQAVRAGKPARLPDTGSYVDFCQDERVRAADATADTPAVATWRTFFPDHTENSLPCGTLSKVAAAPIQLTGPAEAPPRRVPQRNLSVEVLDADAADAASAVARQQGQGLFAALLAAFAVTTTELGAGRDFRTVIPLHTRSEPQWADTLGWFVGLAPFQLDCGPARNLAELITPAGEELRRTRSAATVPFARVCELLGERPRISFMVSYMDVRSAHAADTWVDTGTRWLRSRNVSPEEFFFWFVRTPTGVTLNMRYPGTSKATRDIHRHVLRMRDLLAEFTRYGDARIRPIEGAPLSWR; encoded by the coding sequence ATGGAATTCATCGAACTGGCCGACTATCCGTTGCCGAGCGGCCGGGTGATCGAGTGGCTCCCGACGGCCACTTCGCACTGGGCCGACTGGCCACGAGATACGCGGGCCGTCTCCTATAACCACGAGCACCACCTCCGGGACGCGGTGGAGCACAGTCGAATACGAGATCGCCGACATTACTGGCTCGGGCACGCGTTCCGGATCGACGGACCGCTCGACCCGCAGGCCTGGCGCACGGCCTTCGACGCCTGGATCGACCGGCACGAAGGGCTGCGTTCGCACGTCACCATCGAGGGCGGCCGGCCTGCCCGATACACGCTGCCGCCCGGCGGAATCCGGGTGCAGCCGGTCGACGCGGGCGCGCCCGCCTCGACGATGGCCACCTATCGGCTGGTCAACGGGCTGCTCGACGACGGAACCTCACCGCTGCGCTGGCCCGCCTACGTCTGCGTGACGATCGCGAACCGCGACGGCTTCACCGTCGTGTTCGCGGCCGATCACTCGATCATGGACGGCTACTCCACCGTCTCCACCGGCGGCGAGCTGCACGCGCTCTATCAGGCCGTGCGCGCGGGGAAACCGGCCCGCCTGCCGGACACCGGCAGCTATGTCGACTTCTGCCAGGACGAACGCGTCCGCGCGGCCGACGCCACCGCCGACACCCCGGCGGTGGCGACCTGGCGGACATTCTTCCCCGATCACACCGAGAACTCGCTGCCCTGCGGCACTCTCAGCAAGGTCGCGGCCGCGCCGATCCAGCTCACCGGCCCCGCCGAGGCGCCGCCGCGGCGGGTGCCGCAGCGCAATCTCTCGGTCGAGGTGCTCGACGCCGACGCGGCCGACGCCGCCTCGGCCGTCGCCAGACAGCAGGGCCAGGGTTTGTTCGCCGCGCTGCTCGCCGCGTTCGCGGTGACGACCACCGAACTCGGCGCGGGCCGTGACTTCCGCACGGTGATCCCGCTGCACACCCGCTCCGAACCGCAGTGGGCCGACACCCTCGGCTGGTTCGTCGGACTCGCGCCGTTCCAACTGGATTGCGGCCCCGCCCGCAATCTCGCCGAGCTGATCACCCCGGCCGGGGAGGAACTGCGGCGCACCCGCAGCGCGGCGACGGTCCCGTTCGCCCGGGTCTGCGAACTGCTCGGCGAGCGGCCGCGCATCTCTTTCATGGTGTCCTACATGGACGTTCGTTCGGCGCACGCCGCGGACACCTGGGTCGACACCGGCACCCGCTGGCTGCGCAGCCGCAACGTGTCCCCGGAGGAGTTCTTCTTCTGGTTCGTCCGCACGCCCACCGGCGTGACGCTGAACATGCGTTACCCCGGCACCAGCAAGGCCACCCGCGACATCCACCGGCACGTGCTGCGCATGCGCGATCTGCTGGCCGAATTCACCCGCTACGGAGATGCTCGAATCCGCCCGATCGAAGGAGCGCCGCTGTCATGGAGATGA
- a CDS encoding condensation domain-containing protein produces MEMTLTEDWLPKPGVLLEFTTTAASKAATAATAPSDAPPTYVQESHIRRWAARRHTDDPLASELSLCFTVATPLDADALRRAFTTFLQRHESLRSWFALDETEGRFELTRYLLDPAAVELETTTVGTFDSGEELRDLLVEKFHESAEPTKWPAFLCGAIDHGADGFTLVYNTDHAFSDGLSLVTAIFELNALYTAYATGQDPVLLPVGSYVEFARAERAAVAARPPELDRLATVLAENADNVRPLPIDLGLAPGELADSRGTKVDLLDAAQCEAFSDACKAAGGSFSAGLFAAIALAELQFAGRTHYLGLNVVGTRQEPQYQLAQGWFINLLPISFDLDPTDSFTDLVGRAGVALDWVKPLANVPIHAALQRAAELTGAPLPVTTEWPWVSYMDVRAISGAALENALPNVSGINGLGSRARMGQTSPMWFSRELDRLHVSMMFPDTPTAAAAAAAYLDSIRTALRAIATTGEYVAAAPDFARS; encoded by the coding sequence ATGGAGATGACCCTCACCGAAGACTGGTTGCCGAAACCGGGGGTCCTGCTGGAGTTCACCACCACCGCGGCGAGCAAGGCCGCCACCGCGGCGACCGCGCCCTCCGACGCACCGCCGACCTACGTGCAGGAGTCGCACATCCGCCGCTGGGCCGCGCGCCGGCATACCGACGATCCGCTGGCCTCGGAACTGTCGCTGTGCTTCACCGTCGCCACCCCGTTGGACGCGGACGCGCTGCGCCGTGCGTTCACCACCTTCCTGCAGCGCCACGAGAGCCTGCGCTCGTGGTTCGCCCTGGACGAGACCGAGGGCCGGTTCGAACTCACCCGGTACCTGCTCGATCCCGCCGCGGTCGAGCTCGAGACCACGACGGTCGGCACGTTCGACTCGGGTGAGGAACTGCGCGACCTGCTGGTCGAGAAGTTCCACGAGAGCGCGGAACCGACCAAATGGCCCGCGTTCCTCTGCGGCGCCATCGACCACGGCGCCGACGGTTTCACCCTGGTCTACAACACCGATCACGCGTTCAGCGACGGTCTCTCGCTGGTTACCGCGATCTTCGAACTGAACGCGCTGTACACGGCGTACGCGACCGGTCAGGATCCGGTGCTGCTGCCGGTCGGCAGTTATGTCGAATTCGCCAGGGCCGAGCGGGCCGCGGTGGCCGCGCGCCCGCCGGAACTCGACCGGCTCGCCACGGTGCTGGCCGAGAACGCCGACAACGTGCGGCCGCTGCCCATCGACCTGGGCTTGGCGCCGGGCGAGCTGGCCGACAGCCGCGGCACCAAGGTCGATCTGCTCGATGCCGCGCAGTGCGAGGCGTTCTCGGACGCGTGCAAGGCGGCGGGCGGCTCGTTCTCCGCGGGCCTGTTCGCCGCGATCGCGCTGGCCGAACTCCAATTCGCCGGGCGCACGCACTATCTCGGGCTCAACGTGGTCGGCACCCGGCAGGAACCGCAGTATCAGCTCGCCCAGGGCTGGTTCATCAACCTGCTGCCGATCTCGTTCGACCTCGATCCGACCGACAGCTTCACCGATCTCGTCGGCCGCGCGGGGGTCGCGCTGGACTGGGTGAAACCCCTGGCGAACGTGCCGATCCACGCCGCCTTGCAGCGGGCCGCCGAACTCACCGGCGCGCCGCTGCCGGTGACCACCGAATGGCCGTGGGTGTCCTACATGGACGTCCGCGCGATTTCCGGTGCGGCACTGGAGAACGCGCTGCCCAACGTGTCCGGGATCAACGGGCTCGGCTCGCGCGCCCGGATGGGTCAGACCTCGCCGATGTGGTTCAGCCGGGAACTGGACCGCCTGCACGTCAGCATGATGTTCCCCGACACCCCGACCGCCGCGGCCGCCGCGGCGGCCTATCTCGACTCGATTCGCACCGCTTTGCGCGCCATCGCCACCACCGGCGAATACGTGGCGGCCGCCCCGGATTTCGCGAGGTCCTGA
- a CDS encoding condensation domain-containing protein: MQLLFLEHLSAPPGTLLEWTALAEPGPTPDATPASSNQTIHLSSGGPTTWLAATFDVAGPIDESALQTAFSVWLPRHDALHCSFEPPAEGNPPTVHVVVDTDIRLVPRPAVETSSTDDLRTVLGTRLDQACAPFSFAPYFLGAISRPETSTVVCGFDHAVCDAWSITIAVTELDVLYRAALEDGPDGAAVAADRLPEPGSFLSYATREAAVPAAGTGPLIRAWRDFLHAAGNDLPHFPLDLGVPAGTLAPFGSDSRLLLGAMATDALHRKSRADGYSMFAALLAAVALAAAELGGRAGTDLVFPVHTRREPRHHNTFGWLVSNAPAHVPVAHDFCATAQGADQAIRTGQRLAQVPATQFLAAMGTDLRRTRKDLFSVSYTDYRRLPGGSRSDTTRTVPRNPAQFSRSAPLDDVQMWFTRTDDGLALRTRFPVTPTAGPLLGEFLDRVAATLSAAISVRV; the protein is encoded by the coding sequence ATGCAGTTGCTCTTTCTCGAACACCTGAGCGCACCACCGGGCACCCTGCTCGAGTGGACCGCGCTCGCCGAACCCGGCCCCACGCCGGACGCGACACCCGCTTCGTCCAACCAGACCATCCACCTGTCCTCGGGCGGACCGACGACCTGGCTGGCCGCCACCTTCGACGTGGCGGGCCCGATCGACGAATCCGCCCTGCAGACCGCGTTCTCGGTGTGGCTGCCCCGCCACGACGCGCTGCACTGCAGCTTCGAACCACCCGCCGAGGGCAACCCGCCCACGGTGCATGTGGTGGTGGACACCGATATCCGGCTCGTCCCCCGGCCTGCCGTCGAAACCTCGAGCACCGACGACCTGCGCACCGTCCTCGGCACTCGACTCGACCAGGCCTGCGCGCCGTTCAGTTTCGCGCCGTACTTCCTCGGCGCCATCAGCAGGCCCGAAACCTCCACCGTGGTCTGCGGTTTCGATCACGCGGTCTGCGACGCCTGGTCGATCACCATCGCGGTGACCGAACTGGACGTGCTGTATCGGGCCGCGCTCGAGGACGGACCCGACGGCGCCGCCGTGGCCGCCGACCGGCTCCCCGAGCCGGGCAGCTTCCTGTCCTACGCCACCAGGGAGGCCGCGGTCCCCGCCGCGGGCACGGGCCCGCTCATCCGGGCCTGGCGCGATTTCCTGCATGCCGCGGGCAACGATCTGCCGCACTTCCCGCTCGATCTGGGCGTGCCCGCGGGCACGCTGGCGCCGTTCGGCAGCGACAGCCGGCTGCTGCTCGGCGCGATGGCCACCGATGCGCTGCACCGCAAGTCGCGCGCGGACGGCTATTCGATGTTCGCGGCCCTGCTCGCGGCGGTGGCGCTGGCCGCCGCCGAACTCGGCGGGCGCGCGGGCACCGATCTGGTGTTCCCGGTGCACACCCGGCGAGAACCGCGCCACCACAACACCTTCGGCTGGCTGGTGTCCAACGCGCCGGCGCATGTGCCGGTGGCGCACGACTTCTGCGCCACCGCGCAGGGCGCCGACCAGGCGATCCGCACCGGTCAGCGGCTCGCCCAGGTGCCCGCCACCCAGTTCCTCGCGGCCATGGGCACCGACCTGCGACGGACCAGGAAGGACCTGTTCAGCGTCTCCTACACCGACTATCGGCGGCTGCCCGGCGGCTCGCGCAGCGACACCACCCGCACGGTGCCGCGCAATCCGGCCCAGTTCAGCCGCAGCGCGCCGCTGGACGACGTGCAGATGTGGTTCACCCGCACCGACGACGGGCTCGCGCTGCGCACCCGTTTCCCGGTGACGCCCACCGCGGGACCGCTGCTCGGCGAGTTCCTCGATCGGGTCGCCGCCACGTTGTCCGCGGCGATCTCGGTCCGGGTATGA
- a CDS encoding helix-turn-helix domain-containing protein, translating to MKALVTNDFSTSADAETTDEHPWTGTALLRPGILAFEGEIWPTELHAHHAVQIVAACTPIVVVDGSGVRRQGTHIIVPTDAPHRVAEGAVHGIAVYLDPETTAGAAADRRAHLHGWVHALGVDPAHGLLAGHVRDVLADLLPDNGTCSDGPQGVVTAALQLLPELVRDGSVRGSDVARQLGISATRLTHLFTEQVGIPLRRYILWLRLYISMTRVMAGDDVAAAADAAGFADCAQLTRTCRRTFGLPPSMLSRDVEWDIAL from the coding sequence ATGAAGGCTCTGGTCACCAACGACTTCTCGACGTCAGCGGACGCCGAAACCACCGACGAGCACCCCTGGACGGGCACCGCACTACTGCGGCCGGGAATCCTGGCCTTCGAAGGCGAGATCTGGCCCACCGAACTGCACGCCCATCACGCCGTGCAGATCGTCGCCGCCTGCACCCCGATCGTCGTCGTCGACGGCAGCGGGGTGCGCAGGCAGGGCACGCACATCATCGTGCCCACCGACGCACCGCACCGGGTCGCGGAGGGCGCGGTGCACGGCATCGCGGTCTATCTCGATCCAGAAACCACCGCGGGCGCCGCGGCCGACCGGCGGGCGCATCTGCACGGCTGGGTGCACGCGCTCGGGGTCGATCCGGCGCACGGCCTGCTCGCGGGTCACGTCCGCGACGTGCTCGCGGATCTCTTGCCGGACAACGGGACCTGTTCGGACGGTCCGCAGGGCGTGGTCACCGCGGCGCTGCAACTGCTGCCCGAACTGGTTCGTGACGGTTCGGTGCGCGGCTCGGATGTGGCGCGCCAGCTGGGCATTTCGGCGACTCGGCTGACCCACCTGTTCACCGAGCAGGTCGGGATTCCGTTGCGCCGCTACATCCTCTGGCTGCGGCTCTACATCTCGATGACCCGGGTGATGGCCGGTGACGATGTGGCGGCCGCCGCCGATGCCGCGGGCTTCGCCGACTGCGCCCAGCTCACCCGCACCTGCCGGCGGACCTTCGGGCTGCCGCCGTCGATGCTGAGCCGCGACGTGGAGTGGGATATCGCGCTCTGA
- a CDS encoding DUF6412 domain-containing protein — translation MITRVRVLTCAVVALVLPVLTLLAIPAGEPGSVAVVGVVAASLIVAFATLHPAVVLPVAVLDSGPPPSAQRRRRGSFLRQSNPDTPGRPRPRAPGCALA, via the coding sequence ATGATCACGCGGGTGCGGGTATTGACGTGTGCGGTTGTCGCACTCGTGCTGCCCGTGCTCACGTTGCTGGCGATTCCGGCGGGTGAGCCCGGATCGGTCGCCGTGGTCGGTGTCGTCGCGGCCTCGCTGATCGTCGCCTTCGCCACGCTGCATCCGGCGGTCGTGCTGCCGGTCGCGGTTCTCGACTCCGGCCCGCCCCCGTCCGCGCAACGCCGCCGACGTGGTTCTTTCCTGCGCCAGAGCAATCCTGATACACCCGGGCGTCCGCGCCCACGAGCACCAGGCTGCGCGCTCGCCTGA
- the yidC gene encoding membrane protein insertase YidC, protein MLDFIYYPVSAILWFWHSAFGFVFGPASGLSWVLAVIFLVLTLRAALFIPFLEQARNQAIVKKLQPKVASLKQKYASDRTRQATELQKLYKDNGVKTFATLIPIIVQLFVFLGLFHVLRSFDRTANLGHLPFQAIKTPMSPEQNATTPNYVFSAADVRSFLHADLFGAPLSRTVIGAGDPLATVAAVAIPLMLIAAVATHFTARASLGRQETPAQFAFMRPLSLWAFPAAALVGGALLPVAILLYFVTNNAWTLAQQHLVYRKLDAEAAAEAKLVAATRAATAPKPGAKPVRRRK, encoded by the coding sequence ATGCTCGACTTCATCTACTACCCGGTGTCGGCCATTCTCTGGTTCTGGCACAGCGCCTTCGGCTTCGTATTCGGACCCGCCAGCGGCCTGTCCTGGGTTCTCGCCGTGATATTTCTCGTCCTCACATTGCGTGCTGCCCTTTTCATCCCTTTTCTCGAGCAAGCACGCAACCAAGCCATTGTGAAAAAATTGCAACCCAAGGTCGCGAGCTTGAAACAAAAATACGCATCCGATCGGACGCGGCAGGCCACCGAACTCCAGAAACTCTATAAAGACAACGGCGTCAAAACCTTCGCCACCTTGATTCCGATCATCGTGCAGCTATTCGTTTTTCTCGGCCTGTTCCATGTCCTACGATCCTTCGATCGCACGGCCAACCTCGGCCATCTCCCGTTCCAGGCCATCAAGACGCCGATGAGCCCGGAGCAGAACGCCACCACCCCCAACTACGTCTTCAGCGCGGCCGACGTGCGGTCCTTCCTGCACGCCGATCTGTTCGGCGCCCCCCTTTCCCGGACCGTCATCGGTGCCGGCGACCCGCTGGCAACGGTGGCCGCGGTCGCCATCCCGCTCATGCTGATCGCGGCGGTCGCCACCCACTTCACCGCGCGCGCCTCCCTCGGGCGGCAGGAGACCCCCGCCCAGTTCGCGTTCATGCGCCCGCTGTCGCTGTGGGCGTTCCCCGCCGCGGCGCTCGTCGGCGGCGCGCTGCTGCCGGTCGCGATCCTGCTCTACTTCGTCACCAACAACGCGTGGACCCTCGCCCAGCAGCACCTCGTCTACCGCAAGCTCGACGCCGAAGCGGCCGCCGAGGCGAAACTCGTCGCGGCGACCCGCGCGGCGACCGCCCCGAAACCGGGCGCCAAGCCCGTCCGCCGCCGAAAGTGA
- a CDS encoding nitroreductase family deazaflavin-dependent oxidoreductase — protein MVLPRTLAKFNRSVTNRVAGLFAGRAPGFAILQHRGRKSGRLYRTPISIFHTDDVYRIAMTYGREVDWAKNICAAGEFSVETRGHVLDLTDPVVHRDPTAAWAPVVVRPWLRVLSAEYYVEARAIAR, from the coding sequence ATGGTGCTTCCCCGCACGCTGGCGAAATTCAACCGATCCGTCACCAATCGCGTCGCCGGGCTGTTCGCGGGCCGGGCGCCCGGGTTCGCCATCCTGCAGCACCGCGGCCGAAAGTCGGGGCGGCTCTACCGGACCCCGATCTCGATCTTCCACACCGACGACGTGTATCGCATCGCCATGACCTATGGGCGCGAGGTCGACTGGGCCAAGAACATCTGTGCCGCAGGCGAGTTCAGCGTCGAGACGCGTGGTCACGTGCTCGACCTGACCGACCCGGTGGTGCACCGCGATCCCACCGCCGCGTGGGCCCCCGTGGTAGTGCGGCCGTGGCTGCGGGTGCTGTCGGCCGAGTACTACGTCGAGGCTCGCGCCATAGCCCGCTGA
- a CDS encoding NUDIX hydrolase: MIAVYDAAGHPVGAADRAEVYRDGLWHASAGVLVRSGDGTRIYVHRRTDTKMVFASMHDCLAGGVVAPAERPRDTAVRELAEELGITGVALPAEPVGKVSWDGEWQGRPMRCHLFAYEIRSDGPIRHQPEEIADGWWWTDAQLRAHLADPDWPFVPDTRILVDDLLT; encoded by the coding sequence ATGATCGCCGTCTACGACGCGGCGGGTCACCCGGTCGGCGCCGCCGACCGGGCCGAGGTGTACCGGGACGGGCTCTGGCACGCCAGCGCGGGCGTACTGGTCCGCTCCGGCGACGGCACCCGGATCTACGTGCATCGGCGCACCGACACCAAGATGGTTTTCGCGAGCATGCACGACTGCCTCGCGGGCGGCGTGGTGGCACCGGCGGAAAGGCCGCGCGACACGGCGGTACGCGAACTCGCCGAAGAACTCGGCATCACGGGCGTGGCGTTGCCCGCCGAGCCGGTCGGCAAGGTGTCCTGGGACGGCGAGTGGCAGGGACGCCCGATGCGCTGCCACCTGTTCGCCTACGAGATCCGCTCCGACGGACCGATCCGGCACCAGCCGGAGGAGATCGCCGACGGGTGGTGGTGGACCGATGCGCAACTGCGCGCCCACCTGGCCGATCCGGACTGGCCCTTCGTGCCGGACACCCGGATCCTCGTCGACGACCTGCTCACCTGA